The Synechocystis sp. PCC 6714 genome includes the window GCTGGCATTCAAAAAGAAGACTTAATCGAATGGTTCCGTTGGCATCCCCCGGAGGACGACTATAAACTGATGCAATGGAATGACCAAGCATTGAATGGAGAAGGCTTTATTAATTGGCAGCCCTTTAATCATCCCCAACTGGGGGAAGTGGAAATTGGCGGTTGGAGTTTTAAAACCATGTGGCAGAACGCCCCCGCCCAGTTTTTACCGGAACTATGTGAGCAACAGTTTCGCTTTGCTTTGACCCATGCCCTGATGTCTCCCCGCCTAGTGGTCTCCAAAACGGAAATTATTCCCCAGGGGGCAGGAATTTATCAAATTACAGTGCAATGGGAAAATCAAGGTTTTCTCCCCACCTACACCAGCCAAAAAACATTAGAAAGGAAAGCAGTGCGCCCTATTAAAATTAGCTTAGAAAAACCAGACGATATAATGTTAATTACCGGGAAACTTCAACAGGAATTACCGCACCTAGAGGGAAGATCCAATAAAGCTAAATCTTCCTTGGCCAATGGAATTGATTACCGCCGCCATTTAACTTGGATAATTAAAGGACAACCCGGACAAAAATTGACTATCACTGCCCAAGCTGAGCGGGCAGGCACAGTACAAGCTGAGTTATTTTTACCCTAGGATGCTGACAATGGCAAAATCTTTTTCAAGTAACCCAACAAATCAAAAAAATAAGGAATGGGTATGACTGTAATTTTGGTATTGATAGCATTGGTAATCATATTTTTACTGGTAATTTTATTCCAGGGAGGATCACCGAAAAATAGTGAAGATTTTATTGACATTGAGCAAAAAACTTCCCAACTATCAGCCGGAGAGAAGAAACAAATTATGATATTAATTGGGCAAGGCAGAAAGATTGAGGCGATAAAAATCTGTCGCTCCCTAACTGGTTACGGGTTAAAAGAAGCTAAACAAATAGTAGAAAAACTGGAGAAGGAAATGTGAACGCACTCTTTTCTATCCCAGGTATAGCAAAAAGTGGGCTGTTTAGGACATTTTCAATTTTAAAACCCTTATTTGGAAAGGGTCTCAGTGATTATTCATCCTAACCGTCCTA containing:
- a CDS encoding ribosomal protein L7/L12, whose amino-acid sequence is MTVILVLIALVIIFLLVILFQGGSPKNSEDFIDIEQKTSQLSAGEKKQIMILIGQGRKIEAIKICRSLTGYGLKEAKQIVEKLEKEM